AATACATTCCAAGTTGTTGAAAGCATCAACCTCTCTGGGATTCGTCCAATTGCCTCAAGTGCATTAATAATTTCTGAAAGCTATTCCACATTTGGGAACCGTCCAATAGCATCAAATGAGATTGACAATTCTGAAAGCCTGATGGGTTTTCTAGATTAGACAACAAATATCCCCATAACTTTATTGACCCAGTTCTGTATAAGAACTGGGTTTTTTTAGCTACGAAATCAAAAGTAGATATTATAATATTTGCAATTTGTCTATGCCTTTTAGCATAGAGAACTAAGCTTTTCTTGCTTTATTTGGTATTCAACTAACAGCCATAACGCTTGCTACAACTAATTTCTTGCATTTTTAATTTTAAATTTTAAATTTTTAATTGTTTAATATACCTTGTGGTGGAAGGCTTTAGTAAAAACTTTAAGTTAGTCTGTAAAGGTAATAACAAAGCATTTCAAAGCTGACATTACAGGCTTGAAATAAATTTTTGATTAAATCAGGAGTTCAAAATGAGCATAGAAGATCGCGCAAAAGCAGCAGCTAAAAATGTTGAAGGTAAAGCCCAAGAAGCATTAGGAAATGTTACTGGCGACCCAGAAGATAAAGCCAAAGGTAAAGCAAAGCAAGCTGAAAGCGAAGTACGTCATGGAATTGAAGACGTAAAAGATAACGTCAAGAAAAACATTGGCTAATAATTCATAATAATTTTGCAAAAACTCTAGGGATATAAATGGGGTGGATTCCATTTTTGCAAAACAGTATGGATTGTTGGCTATTCAACGCTATAACCCTTTATTCTTTTCTTAGCAACCATTGAAAGATAAAGGACTAGCTTAATTAGCAAAAATCTTGTAGAGACGTAATTAGCCACGTCTCTACATTAAAAAAATCATAAACTTAAAGGAATAACCTCTATAATTTTAAACTTTATAAATTCAATCAATTAGTTTAATACAACCTATTTTATCTGTTGTTTAAAGTTTTTTCAGGAGGGAAAGGATGATTCTGTTTCAGCAAAGTCGCAAAATATTGGCGACTTTCTTCTTAATCGGAGTACTGTTGATAACTACCGCCTGTGGTGGTGCTACTGTATCACAAGTTGACCGCACAACAACTCCGTCAGCCATTGGCCGAGATGTAACTTATGCAGAGTTAGAGCGAGGCAATACCCCAGGCGGGCAAACCTTTGGTACCTGGGTTGTGCAAACATCTCAAGGATTGGTTCAGGATGCTTATGTTCGTGATAACAACAAACTTGGTGTTGTTGTTTCTTCTAAAGTTCGTCCTAACGAAGTGCGACCATTAGCAAAATCCTTAGTTCAAGGTTTTCATAAGAATTTCCCCAATCAAGACTTAAAGGTTTTGGTTTATGCACCTGATAAAAAACTGATTTTGACTACTGAATATGACACTCAGACTAATCAAGTTAAGTATAGCTAATTGCTGTGTTTGCAATGAAAACTTGAAGAAAGTTTGAGTAATTGGGATTATGGCTTGGAAATACAGCCATTAAAAGAATTTGACGAAAGAAGGGAGATAAGTAAAGTGGCAAGTAGCGAACAGTATAAACGTCAAATCATGAAAGATTTGGCTCAGGGTGATGTTGAATCTTTAGATGATACTACAGCCGAATCAACGGCGGAATATCAAAATTTTGATGATTTTGCTCAACGGACAACACCAGATCAGCGTCGGCAATTATTTGGTCGATCTTTACATCCAGATCGGATTCCAACCAGCCAAATGGAGCCAGAATTACAAAATGCGATCGCACAAATTAAACCCAATGAACGGGATGATGTAGCAAGAGCCTTTTTCAAACACTTGAAAGAAAGAAAACTAGACGAGAAGCATCTAGAGCAACAGTTGGGGCTTTCTACACACCACGCCAGCCGCATGACTGCTGATGATGTTAGCAAACTCGCGTCCTTCGCCTATCATAACCATCCCGACATTTTCCGCGAAGTGCTGGCAGAGCAACCAGGGATTATCAAGTTTCTCAGTAATCCTGTAGTAGCTGGCATTCTCGGAATTGCGGCCGCTAAGTGGTTGGGTGGTCGCAAGTAACTTCTGAATTTTAAGTTTGGAGGATGAGTAAGAGATTAGGTGGGTTATTACCCACCTTTATTTTTTGCTTATTAAAATGAGCCAGATAAGCGATCGCTAAATGGCAATATCTACCACGAGCCTAGTTGCTGTAACTTTGCCCTCAAAATCATTCCAAATATCAAAAAACTGTAGTAATATGCTACAGGCATTAACTATCTTCAGCTACATCTGATTGTTAGCGCTCTTAAATTTACAATCAATGAGAATATACCGTGAGCCTAACTCTTTATTTCCTCCGTCACGGACAGACAGAATGCAGCCGCAATAATTCCTTTTGCGGTTCCATAGACTCAGAACTTACTCCTGAAGGGTTGGATATGGCAAAGGCTTTTGCTGACGCATATACTTCTAAGGATTGGACAGCAATATTTTGTAGTCCTATGCGGCGAACTGTATTGACAGCAAAACCCTTATGTGAAGCAATAAATATAGAACCACAACTCAGAGATGGTTTAAAGGAAATCAACTATGGTAAGTGGGAAGGAAAAACACCAGAAGTAATTAGTCGTGAATATCATGATGATTATATTCGCTGGTCAGCAGATCCGGCTTGGAATGCTCCGACTGGTGGAGAAATGGCTGTTACAATTGCTTCTCGCGCTTTGCAGGTAATTGAAGAAATCAAGCAAAATTACACTAGTGGCAATGTTCTAGTTGTTTCTCACAAGGCAACCATCAGAATTCTTCTGTGTAGTTTTTTGGGGATTGATGTGGGACGCTTCCGGTTTCGTTTGGGATGCCCTGTGGCTTCGGTGAGTATTGTAGAATTTTCTTCACATGGACCGTTGGTAAAGGTTTTGGCAGAACGTAGTCATTTGGATGAACGATTGCGTAATTTAGCGGGAACGTGAGGGGAGACGCGATTAATCGCGTCTGTACAATATTATTTTTACCCTTACTCTGGCTTGCTATCTGGCTCAGTGTATTTGCAGAAAACATTTATCCCAATTTTTAGAATATATAATACGACAATTGTGGCGATCGCACCATCAATCGGAATGCCATGCACTGCTGCAACAGCAACCAGGGAGCCAATGATACTGTTGAGCAGAGAAGAACTACCAGGATTCTTGGTGTATTCTTTGATTGTGCCCCTTAAACCATCATCACCACAGATTTCCGCGCGGATTTCGTCAAGGGTCAGCTGCAAAAGAGATTTTTTGCCCCTACTATAATCTGTTTTGCCGACTTTCTCTTGCCAGAGTGTATCAAAACTTGCTTCTAGGTTGCCGTTATGCTGTTGCAGGGTAGTAAGTGCATGTTGTGCTGGGGTGTCATTTGGCAGAAGTTGCTGAAGTTCTTGGATTTCGACAGAGGTTAATTGAGCATTCATATATATTTGACTTAATTATTTAGGCTCTCACAGACTAGATATGTAAAATTAACAAAAGAAATACCAATTTAGTAAAACCCTTCTTCTAAAACTATTAAAGTTAGTTAAGCCATAAGCTCTGCATTTAATTAGCTTAATCTTCTGATTAATTCCTTCTACAATACCTTGAGTAGTTCGGCGATCAAAATAAGCAAGAATTTCATCTATCCATCTACTTATAGTTCGGCAACTTTTGGGAAATAATTTATAAGCTCCTTGAGTCCATTCCAGGAATTTATCTAAAGCTTCATCACTGGTTATGGGACTTTCAAATATATCTCTAATGGCTTCTTTATTTCGATACATTTCTCCTAAGTCTGGAGCAACTTTTTTGAGTAAATCTATCTGAGCTTGTTCCTGAAAACTGAGGCATTCTTTTTTCTTTAACAAAGGGTATTTACTGTGAGTTAAGCCAGTTAATTTCTTTTCTCTTTCTTGGCGATTTTTAATTTTTAAGGCTGCTCTTTTTTCCTGTTTTCTTCTTGCGTCTAACTCCTGATTTATTTGTTTCATGACATGGAATCTATCTGCTACTACTTGAGCATTCGGTAGCATTTCTTGGATTAAACTTTTATAGGGTATCCATAAGTCTATGCTGACTTCTTCTATTTGATTTAATATCTCTGAACCCAGACTGGATAGGTATTCTGCTATAACCGCTTTATTTCTCTTCTCTAACAATGCTATCGGTCTTCTTGTTTCTAAGTCTACTAATACTGCTGCATAATTCTTTCCTCCTTTTAATTGCGTGATTTCATCTATTCCTAACTTTTTTATCTGGTTAGGTTTTTCTTTTAGTAGTTCTGATTCTAATTCTTTTAATATTGTTTCTATCTCAGATGAACTCATTCTATTTCTTCGGGCTGCATTCTCTACATCAGTTTCTAACACTTCCTTAATTACTTTGTTCGCTAATCTTTTTGTATAGGTTCTTCTACTTTTTACAAAAGATAGTTTCTCACTAAATACTTTTTGGCATTCTGTACACTTTAATTGCCGACGATTTACTTTTAAAAATACTTGATAGTCACTCATGGGTATATCTCTGACTATATACCAATGATTTTGATGAGTTTTATTAGTTGTCTTTCCACACCGAGGACACTGACCAACTTTTGATTGATTTTGGATTTCAATTACGATTTCATCATCAGTGATAAAATCGTAATTCAATACTTTGATATCTTCAATATTAATAACTTTAGTAATAAAATGAAGTAAGGGATTAGAAGGCATATTTATTAAAATATTAATTCTATTTTCAATATTTCTTGTGTTTTATATTCTCAATTGCTTCTGTATTTCCTTCTCTGCACAGGCTGTTGCCACCGATTACTGCTATTCTATTGAGATATATTGAATTTATTTATACTATTTTAACATAACTACTCTGGAAGAGCCATTATTTATAGAGTATTTGTTAGTTCCTGAATCAACTCTTCAGGTGTGATAATTCTAGGAGTAGCAACTGGAAAATCTCTAGGGTTGCGAGTAATAATAGCATCCAAGTGATTGAGTACCGCAGCGCTGTATTGAATAGCGTCTTCAAAATCTCTAAAATTAGCAGTTAATGCAATGTTGATTGTGGTACTGTCTACTGTTGCGACTTGACAGAAGGTTACAATTCTATTTAAAAGCGATAGAGCAGATGCTCGACCTTTATCTTTTCGAATGATGTAGTAGAGGTCACTAAAAGTAGAAGCAGAAAGATAACCTTCTATTTGTTTTTGATAAATAAATGAGAATACTTGTATAGTATTGCTGTAAAAGGAATGGCGTTCAAGAGCAAAATCCAAAATTATATTAGTGTCTAATAAGACTCTCACAGATTATGTTTCTCCCTCAAATATTCCCATTTGGCTTGGTCAGGGTCAAAATCTGAAGGAGTCGGCTCTGTACTTTTCAACCATTCTTTTAAAATAGGTATAGAGCATTCCACTATTCTTTTTTGCTTTTCAGGCTGGGACTGAATTTGATTTTCTCTAGAACTTTCCAAGGATGGAACTGGTTGCAAAATAATCACTTCTACCGTCCCTGGAGCAATATTTAGAGGTTCGTGAATAATTAAATTACCGGATTCATCAATTGTGGCGTTGAGCTTATAGGCTTGCATATTGGTTTTCCTCATCTATATATAATTAAATAATATTTCAGGCAATTTTACAGATTATGTTTCTCCTTCAAAGCTTCCCATCTGGCTTGGTCTGGGTCAAAATCAGAAGGCGTGGGTTGTGTTTTTTCAAACCAGCCTTGCAAAGCTTTGATTTTTGTTTGTCTCTTCGGCTTTTCTGGCTGTGACTCAAAGGATGGAACTGGCTGCAAAATAGTACCTGAATCAACGATCGCAGTTAGCAGTTATAAGTGAATGTCTTATCGTCACCAACATTACAACATTAAGTCTTAACGCTATAACTTTAAGGCTTAACCTTATAACATTAAGGCTTAACGCTACAACATTAAGGCTTAACGCTATAACCTTAAGGCTTAACCTTACAACATTAATCACCAGCATTATAAGATTAAGGCTTAAGGTTACGACATTAAGCCTTAACATTACAACTTTTTGACAAAAGCTTATGCGATCGCTCTTTAGGGTAGTGTAATCTGTGCGATCGCTTGCAATACTTAACCAAAACTTATTTCAGGTGCTGCCAGAACCCCGACTTGTTGAAGAAGTCGGGGTTCTGAATCAACCTAGCTCATCCCGCGCTGTCCAAATTACCTCGCGCACCTCTCCCGCACACTCTTCACCCGTCGCCTCACGCCAAATAAATTGAAACTGACTTTCGCCTAACTGCTGGAGCATACGGGCTAAATCATTAATACGATAATCAATCCAATCTTCATTAGAGTTGTCGGGAAATAAAAGATAAGTGAGGCAATGCTGGTCTTGTAATTGGGATTCTCTTAAGCAGCCATCAAGTAGAAGTTCCATAATCCTGCTGCGGTCAGCATCAAATGGTCATCAAAGTTTTCAATCCGATTACGATAAATGACACTGGCGGCGTTGTAGCGCTTCACACCAGCAAAGGCATTTTCGCAAACTACACGGGATTGACTCAATTGACGATTCTCCGTTTTTTGAAGGTCACTTAACTTGCCCCCTTTGGGCTTTTTGTGAGGAAGATGGAGATTGTCATACTGCTTCTGTAATCCCTGAAAGCCCGAGTCTACTTCAATCGGAATTTCATCAGGCACACTACCTGCAATGTCATCTTCGTCATGAAAACGTTTGTCATGCAGTTTGCCTTCTCGTGCTTTGCTTAAGATCAAGACCCGTTTGGTTTCATCAACTGCCGCCAAGTGTTTACGCGTATGACGTTTCTTTTTACCGGAGTAATTCTGTTGTTGTTGTTCTCTTTCTTGAGGTCGCGCAATTGGGCGTTCTGTCCCATCAATCATCACTCGTTGCACTCCTGGAAAGCGTGACAAAAATGCTTCAATGCTTTCGAGATGGCGTTCCGGCAGCGCCATCTTCTGTCCCAAAGCCGCTTCTAATATTGGCTGCAATCGATGCATCCACTCATGTGCCTGGGAGCGATGCATATCAAAGAGCAGTCCCGCCACATCAAAGGTCGGATAACATTTGAAATAGAAAAGGATGAAAAACAATTTGTCTTGGGCTGTAAGTAAGCGGGCTTTGCGTCCTCCACCCAGGCCACGTTGACGAGGCTTGGCCTGTTGAGTATCTAGGTACATCGTGGTAAACGTGGGCAAAAGGGCATCAAATGCTTTCCGGTTCAACCCAGTTAATGCCCTCAACAGTCGGTCTTGCTTCAGCGCACCTTCAATATTCAGCATCATTCTTCCCTACCACTGCTGTCTATTCTCTCTTATTTCCCGACAAGTCTATTATGCTCTAAGTCAATGGCTAAAACACGAATGTAAATTTGCAAAGCCTCAGCGTAATTTTCTTGAGCTTCTAAAACCCTTCCCCACTTACCCAATGTTGCTGAAGCCAAATACCAATCGCGGAATTGCTCATAAATTTCCCAGGTTTTTTGATAATAATCAACAGCCACATCAAACAGCCGTTGCTCTTCGGCTACCCTGCCCAGTTGGTGATAGTCACTAGCAGCACTGTACAAATCCCCGGCATCTTCATATATCTTCAGCGCCTTGTTGTAGTAATCAACAGCCACATCAAACTGCCGTTGCTCTTGGGCTACCCTGCCCAGTTGGTGATATTCTTTAGCAGCACTGTACAAATCCCCGGCATCTTCAAATATCTTCAGCGCCTTGTTGTAGTAATCAACAGCCACATCAAACTGCCGTTGCTCTTGGGCAATATTGCCCAGTTCGTGATATTCTTTAGCAGCACTGTACAAATCCTCGGCATCTTCAAATATCTTCAGCGCCTTGTTGTAGTAATCAACAGCCACATCAAACTGCCGTTGCTCTTGGGCTACTATGCCCAGGTTGTGATATTCTTTAGCAGCACTGTACAAATCCCCGGTATCTTCTTTTATCTTCAGCGCCTTGTTGTAGTAATCAACAGCCACATCAAACTGCCGTTGCTCTTGGGCTACCCTGCCCAGTTGGTGATAGTCACTAGCAGCACTGTACAAATCCCCGGCATCTTCATATATCTTCAGCGCCTTGTTGTAGTAATCAACAGCCACATCAAACTGCCGTTGCTCTTGGGCTACTATGCCCAGGTTGTGATAAAAAACAGCAATTTTGTCATTCACTGAAAAGTCATTTATAGCTATCAATTCATCTAAAATTTCTTGATAAACTTTTCTCGCTTCTTCCAAAGAAGCACTTTGCAGTGCTTCGTTAGCTTCATATCCTCGCAGATACATCCAGAAATCCAAAGCATCTTTACCTTTTACTTTTGCATCTGCCAAGTGAATGCCAATTTGGTTGAGCGCCCGTTGTTGCAGGGCTTTAAATTCAGGTTTGCGCCCTAAACGCTGATACACTTCTCCCAAAGCTTGTAGAATCGATTGTGCCTCAGCCCATTCCTTTTGATGTTCGGCAAGGCGTAAGTTTTGCAACAGATTTGGTTCTTCAACTCGCAGCACAAAAGTTGCCAGTTCTGCATTGCTGATGAGTTGCTCACGGTAATAATTAGCAAACCCTGCGTATAAAATCAGCAACTTTTTTTCGAGTTCGTTAATCACCTCCTGGGAAGTAATTGTGTTTAACTGCTGACGCAAATACCAAGGTAGTGCTGGGTGAATTTTGTAGATAGTCTCACCCAAATATTCCAAAACACCTGCGGCTGCGGCTTCATTAAAAATTCTCATCCAATCTGGTTTTTGCAAGTTCTCCCCAAACACCGCTTGATAAGCTTGTCCAAATCCATTATCAGGACTTTCTGAAAAACTATACAGCCAACCTGCATCAACCCGTTCTGAAAACAGTGCCAAAAATGGTAGATGCTGACGTGTTCGTTCCGACAACTTAGCAAAAGAATAATCCAACGACACAGTAAGAGATTTTTCTCTCCCTTCTTCCTCTTGTCCCCTAAAAGTATCCAACCCCCGCCGCAGTGCCTCAATTAACTGCACAGGTGTCTGTGTCTTCAAATGCGGTAACACCACCCGCAAAGACAACGGATGTCCCCCCAACAATTTCAACAATTCCAAATACTCTGCTGGTAGGTTTTTTCTCTCCACGCCCACCGTTTGCAAAATCTTCGCGGCTAACTCTTGGGCATCCGCTTCAGACAACCCCCGCAAGTTGATTAAACTATACCCACAATCTAACCAAGGTTCTTCGCGGCGACTGGTAATTAATACCCAAGCTTTACCAACCCGCAATTCTTTAAGAAACCGCTTCAGCTTGTTTCTCTCTTCCCCACTCAATAATGGTTCATTCCCCGTGGGGAAACCGTTGACAGGTTCAAAGTTATCCCAAATCAACAAGCAAGGATTAGTTTGCAGATATTGCTGCACCACATCCTCTTGCTTATCTGGCATCATTTGGGAAAATCTCTCACCTCCTAACGCCCTACCAATTTGGTTAATTACCTGACTCAACCCCGCGCCCTGTTCAAAGGAGGTGAAGAACATACCGCTTGTACGTCCTTGGGTATCATCTAACCACCGGGCGAAACCTGCGACTAACTCAGTCTTCCCAACGCCGCCCATTCCCTGCACTAACACAACATGATTTTGCCGAAATGCTCTCTCTAAACGCAAAATCTCATAATCTCGCCCAATAAAACCATAAGCACTTTCATCAGGTAAACCTACAGCTTTACTATTTTCTGGGGTGTTGTCTGTTTGCGCCATCAAATCGGCAAAACTGGGTGCTGTCTTTTTAGGAACAAAAGGCGTATAGGGTTCCTGCTGATACAACACCGGCACAAGCCAATCTTGTAAAGGTAAATTTCCTTTGGGACTGGGACGCATTTTGTCAATAGACATGGACTTCCGCCCTGCTGCAACTGCTGTGGCGATACACTCTCCCCTGACTAATTCCCCATACAACCGCCCAATAAAGTGTTCTGCACCTTTGGCGTAAACTGAATACGCCATCGCTACTACACCCTTAGCCCCCAATTTCACCAACTGTCCCGCCACAGAAGAAAAAGCTTCTTCGCCTACTTGTCCAGACTGGCAAGCATTCAGCACAAAAATTGGCACGCGACAATCCGTTAAATATTGGGCAATTTCTCTAGCGCTGACAGCTTGCTCATTTCCCTGTTCATCCTCAAAAACTAAAACTCCCTGAGTCTCGCTGTCAAAATTCCCATGTCCATCAAAATGGACGATATGATAAAAACCCTTATGCGCTTGCAGTTCCGCTTCAAATGCTTTCAAGCTAGGGGGACGCAATACCTTAAGATTGACTCGCTGACGTATCGGTTGCAGCGCCGCCAGCAGGGGACGGGCAATGGTTTTAAACCCAACGTCTTGCCGATCGTAAGGACGGGCAATAACTAGTAAAATATTCAGTTGGTCATCGGGCATTGCTGGCAATGGTGCTTTTACGCCCTGACTGCTGAGACTGCGATACATTCCCGCCAGTGAAGGTGCAAGAAATTGATAATCGGGGGAATATAGCAACTCCCAAGGCAAATTCAGCACGTTGGCGTTATCAGAAATGATACCCAGTTCACACTTATCTAGCCCTTCCCGTATCGCTTCCTGAAAAAACTCTCTTCCTTTCTCTGTACTGCGAAATACTAGCTCAAATAAATGTTGTCCCCAGTGCTGTAATTTTTGTTCAATTTTTACAGCGTTATCTGGAAAAATACCGTAAGGAAACTTTAGATAATCTTCTAAATACCAGCGCAACTCAGCCGCGTTTTCTTTATCGAAGGGTTGCTGGAAGGCGACTTCTGACGCAAAGCGAGGATTTTCATATCCGCGTTGCCAAGAAAGTTGGATTTTGTCGTTTTGATGCGTAATCCGCAACCAATTCTGCGCCATACCTACCGCCAACACTAGTTTAGATGCTACTTTATCTTAGTCATTCACGCAGAGGTTAGCTGATTACGCAAATGAAATCAGTTAATTTGCGTCAAATCGTGGCGAATTGAGGGTTTAAATTTAAACGCATAGGCGCTTCTTTACGAGACGCTACGCGAACGCCTTCCCGCAGGGTAGGGGCGCAAAGGTAAGCGCAGAGGAACGCAGAGAATTAGCTACGAATTAATGAAATTTTGTACTAAGCTTTTAATTCAGTACAGATACAGCGATAATTTACTCAAATCATCACCGAGTTATTTCATGCTGCCAGTTATTCAAAGCATTGTATTACGTCAAATGGCTTCGGGCGATCGCCTTTACTTACAACTATACAAATTCATCGGCGCTAAACCCGGTAAAAAAGTTTACATCCAAGCTAATCTGCACGGTGCTGAAATTGCTGGTAATGCCGTTATTCACCAGTTAATTGAGTTTTTATTAACAATAAATGATACAGATTTAACTGGAGAGATTTGGTTAGTTCCCGTTTGTAATCCGATGGGGACGAATGAACGCGCTCATCATTTTTCCCCTGGACGATATTGCATTTACGAAGCCAAAGATTGGAATCGGATATTTTGGGACTATGAGAAAGAAGCTGATGATTTAGTAGCTTTTACTAAATCTCAACTTCATATCGATCTAGAGGTCGTTCGACAAAATTATCTAACTATAATTAAGCAACAATTTGCGAAAGTTTTAGAAAAAATTAATTCTTCTAATGGTGTTCCTTACACTGAGATTTTTGCCTACAAGCTACAAAACCTGAGTTTAGATGCAGACTACTTAATTGATTTACATAGTTCTACCAATCAAGCTTTAGACTACGTTTATTACTTCCGAAATCGAGAAGACAGTGCCAAATACTTTCTACTCGATTTCGGAATCTTACTTAATAAATATGATGGTGACGCTTTTGATGAAGCTTTTATCAAACCTTGGTTAGCACTGGAAGCTTGTTTTAAAGAGTTTGGTAGAGAAATCAAGTTTGATGTGGAAGCTTGGACACTGGAATTAGGCTCAGGTATGCAAATGAATTCTGATTCAGTCGCTAAAGGTATACAGGGTGTGAAAAACTATTTAGCTCAAAAAGGTGTACTGCAAATTCCTGATTTATCAGATGATATAAAAACCCATGAAATGACTTTTGCATCTAGCAGTAACCGGGAAAAATATTATGCGATCGCAGGTGGCATGATTCAATCGAGAATAGCATTAGGTAGCAAAGTCAAAACTGGAGAAAAGCTGTATCAAATTCTCAGTTTTAATAAAGAAGGTCAACTACCTACTGTCATTGATGTCTGCGCTCAACATGATGGATTAGTTTATGATGTCGCAACTAATCAGGCTGTGAATGAAGGCGAGTTTGTATTGGGGATTATTAGTTAGGACATGGGG
The Nostoc punctiforme PCC 73102 genome window above contains:
- a CDS encoding tetratricopeptide repeat protein yields the protein MAQNWLRITHQNDKIQLSWQRGYENPRFASEVAFQQPFDKENAAELRWYLEDYLKFPYGIFPDNAVKIEQKLQHWGQHLFELVFRSTEKGREFFQEAIREGLDKCELGIISDNANVLNLPWELLYSPDYQFLAPSLAGMYRSLSSQGVKAPLPAMPDDQLNILLVIARPYDRQDVGFKTIARPLLAALQPIRQRVNLKVLRPPSLKAFEAELQAHKGFYHIVHFDGHGNFDSETQGVLVFEDEQGNEQAVSAREIAQYLTDCRVPIFVLNACQSGQVGEEAFSSVAGQLVKLGAKGVVAMAYSVYAKGAEHFIGRLYGELVRGECIATAVAAGRKSMSIDKMRPSPKGNLPLQDWLVPVLYQQEPYTPFVPKKTAPSFADLMAQTDNTPENSKAVGLPDESAYGFIGRDYEILRLERAFRQNHVVLVQGMGGVGKTELVAGFARWLDDTQGRTSGMFFTSFEQGAGLSQVINQIGRALGGERFSQMMPDKQEDVVQQYLQTNPCLLIWDNFEPVNGFPTGNEPLLSGEERNKLKRFLKELRVGKAWVLITSRREEPWLDCGYSLINLRGLSEADAQELAAKILQTVGVERKNLPAEYLELLKLLGGHPLSLRVVLPHLKTQTPVQLIEALRRGLDTFRGQEEEGREKSLTVSLDYSFAKLSERTRQHLPFLALFSERVDAGWLYSFSESPDNGFGQAYQAVFGENLQKPDWMRIFNEAAAAGVLEYLGETIYKIHPALPWYLRQQLNTITSQEVINELEKKLLILYAGFANYYREQLISNAELATFVLRVEEPNLLQNLRLAEHQKEWAEAQSILQALGEVYQRLGRKPEFKALQQRALNQIGIHLADAKVKGKDALDFWMYLRGYEANEALQSASLEEARKVYQEILDELIAINDFSVNDKIAVFYHNLGIVAQEQRQFDVAVDYYNKALKIYEDAGDLYSAASDYHQLGRVAQEQRQFDVAVDYYNKALKIKEDTGDLYSAAKEYHNLGIVAQEQRQFDVAVDYYNKALKIFEDAEDLYSAAKEYHELGNIAQEQRQFDVAVDYYNKALKIFEDAGDLYSAAKEYHQLGRVAQEQRQFDVAVDYYNKALKIYEDAGDLYSAASDYHQLGRVAEEQRLFDVAVDYYQKTWEIYEQFRDWYLASATLGKWGRVLEAQENYAEALQIYIRVLAIDLEHNRLVGK
- a CDS encoding succinylglutamate desuccinylase/aspartoacylase family protein; this encodes MLPVIQSIVLRQMASGDRLYLQLYKFIGAKPGKKVYIQANLHGAEIAGNAVIHQLIEFLLTINDTDLTGEIWLVPVCNPMGTNERAHHFSPGRYCIYEAKDWNRIFWDYEKEADDLVAFTKSQLHIDLEVVRQNYLTIIKQQFAKVLEKINSSNGVPYTEIFAYKLQNLSLDADYLIDLHSSTNQALDYVYYFRNREDSAKYFLLDFGILLNKYDGDAFDEAFIKPWLALEACFKEFGREIKFDVEAWTLELGSGMQMNSDSVAKGIQGVKNYLAQKGVLQIPDLSDDIKTHEMTFASSSNREKYYAIAGGMIQSRIALGSKVKTGEKLYQILSFNKEGQLPTVIDVCAQHDGLVYDVATNQAVNEGEFVLGIIS
- a CDS encoding histidine phosphatase family protein, which codes for MSLTLYFLRHGQTECSRNNSFCGSIDSELTPEGLDMAKAFADAYTSKDWTAIFCSPMRRTVLTAKPLCEAINIEPQLRDGLKEINYGKWEGKTPEVISREYHDDYIRWSADPAWNAPTGGEMAVTIASRALQVIEEIKQNYTSGNVLVVSHKATIRILLCSFLGIDVGRFRFRLGCPVASVSIVEFSSHGPLVKVLAERSHLDERLRNLAGT
- a CDS encoding ISL3 family transposase, with translation MPSNPLLHFITKVINIEDIKVLNYDFITDDEIVIEIQNQSKVGQCPRCGKTTNKTHQNHWYIVRDIPMSDYQVFLKVNRRQLKCTECQKVFSEKLSFVKSRRTYTKRLANKVIKEVLETDVENAARRNRMSSSEIETILKELESELLKEKPNQIKKLGIDEITQLKGGKNYAAVLVDLETRRPIALLEKRNKAVIAEYLSSLGSEILNQIEEVSIDLWIPYKSLIQEMLPNAQVVADRFHVMKQINQELDARRKQEKRAALKIKNRQEREKKLTGLTHSKYPLLKKKECLSFQEQAQIDLLKKVAPDLGEMYRNKEAIRDIFESPITSDEALDKFLEWTQGAYKLFPKSCRTISRWIDEILAYFDRRTTQGIVEGINQKIKLIKCRAYGLTNFNSFRRRVLLNWYFFC
- a CDS encoding CsbD family protein; translated protein: MSIEDRAKAAAKNVEGKAQEALGNVTGDPEDKAKGKAKQAESEVRHGIEDVKDNVKKNIG
- a CDS encoding transposase, whose protein sequence is MMLNIEGALKQDRLLRALTGLNRKAFDALLPTFTTMYLDTQQAKPRQRGLGGGRKARLLTAQDKLFFILFYFKCYPTFDVAGLLFDMHRSQAHEWMHRLQPILEAALGQKMALPERHLESIEAFLSRFPGVQRVMIDGTERPIARPQEREQQQQNYSGKKKRHTRKHLAAVDETKRVLILSKAREGKLHDKRFHDEDDIAGSVPDEIPIEVDSGFQGLQKQYDNLHLPHKKPKGGKLSDLQKTENRQLSQSRVVCENAFAGVKRYNAASVIYRNRIENFDDHLMLTAAGLWNFYLMAA
- a CDS encoding type II toxin-antitoxin system VapC family toxin translates to MRVLLDTNIILDFALERHSFYSNTIQVFSFIYQKQIEGYLSASTFSDLYYIIRKDKGRASALSLLNRIVTFCQVATVDSTTINIALTANFRDFEDAIQYSAAVLNHLDAIITRNPRDFPVATPRIITPEELIQELTNTL